One segment of Clostridium ljungdahlii DSM 13528 DNA contains the following:
- a CDS encoding APC family permease produces the protein MQQELKRTLTMKNLIIFGMITMSPLAPFQVFGTAAQASYGMVSLVYLIGAVLMLFTALSYARFSKEFPYAGSVYSYVGKGFNPHIGFIAGWTILSDYILAPALMCLFSGLWLTGIFPGLDPKVLAIIFIIITGLINIRGVELNAKVNTFLFILQIIALILFVSFAIKFVFIEGLGIGGFSLLPIFQPEHVNLKFAATATSMILLGFVGFDGISTLAEEVEQPEKVVGKATVLALVTTALIFLVQTYLACLAHSNYANLNPDMAMFDIAKEIGGQYFYVAMLLINVVAVGLAVTLNIQSAVARILFAMGRDNIVPGSNVLKKIHPKYMTPANAIILSMIVSITLVLTLKLTTILMFVNFGAVTAFMILNLSVIAYFFFKKKEGGVKGFLFHLLFPFIGFAVCAFVWSGFDRNTKIVGLSWIFIGVIVGFIKSKGYKKEGPIIDNI, from the coding sequence ATGCAACAAGAATTAAAAAGAACACTTACGATGAAAAATTTAATTATATTCGGTATGATTACGATGTCACCTCTTGCACCTTTTCAAGTGTTCGGTACAGCTGCTCAAGCAAGTTATGGAATGGTCTCTTTGGTGTATCTAATTGGGGCAGTGCTTATGCTTTTTACTGCATTGAGTTATGCTCGATTTAGTAAGGAATTCCCATATGCAGGATCAGTTTACTCATATGTAGGGAAAGGATTTAATCCACATATTGGTTTTATAGCAGGTTGGACTATTTTATCAGATTATATTCTTGCACCTGCTCTTATGTGTTTATTCTCAGGTTTATGGTTAACAGGCATTTTTCCAGGTCTTGATCCAAAAGTTTTAGCTATCATATTCATTATCATAACTGGTCTTATTAACATTCGGGGAGTAGAATTAAACGCTAAAGTAAACACATTTTTATTTATATTACAGATTATAGCATTAATTTTATTTGTAAGCTTTGCTATTAAGTTTGTATTTATCGAAGGATTGGGAATAGGAGGATTTTCATTACTTCCAATTTTTCAACCAGAACATGTTAATTTGAAATTTGCTGCAACTGCAACTTCTATGATTCTATTAGGATTTGTTGGATTTGATGGAATAAGTACGTTAGCTGAAGAAGTAGAACAGCCTGAAAAGGTAGTTGGAAAAGCAACTGTTTTAGCATTAGTAACAACAGCTTTAATATTCTTAGTTCAAACTTATTTGGCTTGTTTAGCTCACAGTAATTATGCAAACTTAAATCCAGATATGGCAATGTTTGATATTGCAAAGGAAATTGGAGGACAGTATTTTTATGTGGCTATGCTCCTTATAAATGTAGTTGCAGTTGGACTTGCTGTTACCCTTAATATTCAATCAGCAGTAGCCCGTATCCTATTTGCTATGGGTAGAGATAACATTGTTCCTGGCTCTAATGTATTGAAAAAAATTCACCCCAAATATATGACTCCAGCAAATGCAATTATACTATCAATGATTGTATCCATTACTCTTGTTTTAACATTAAAGTTAACGACCATTTTAATGTTTGTTAACTTTGGTGCAGTAACAGCATTTATGATTTTAAATCTATCTGTAATTGCATATTTCTTTTTCAAGAAAAAAGAAGGTGGAGTGAAGGGATTTTTGTTTCATTTATTATTTCCATTTATAGGATTTGCCGTTTGCGCTTTTGTATGGTCAGGCTTTGATAGAAATACTAAAATTGTAGGTCTTTCTTGGATTTTCATAGGTGTCATTGTTGGGTTTATCAAATCAAAAGGATATAAAAAAGAAGGACCTATAATTGATAATATATAA
- a CDS encoding spore germination protein: MNNFNYIKHTKSVFNCSKGGFITSILKYFHNPKKSKIKKQNQKTEKKLPPKIKLSLDLASNIEIIKKMLGFSSDITVRNFTISPDCGVKAAVIFIKGLAERELINEQVIGALMLNDRFGNVKNTNEFFQMIKQYGLPNTYVNEESDINNIVTELIDGNTILLLDKIDKVLIVGSTGWKDRSISEPSSENSVRGPKDCFTENIENNSALIRRHIKSSDLRIESFKIGTKTKTTVLIAYLKGIAREGVINEVRERLGRIEIDGILESGYIEELIEDTPSSMFPQIEHSERPDKISAAILEGRVAILVDTTPYVLIVPTIFVQFIQSVDDYYQRFPVGSFARFIRVIAYFISVLLPSLYIALTSFHQEMIPTTLALSIAASREGVPFPSIGEAFMMEITFEILMEAGLRLPKQAGQAVSIVGGLVIGQAAVQAGIVSQAMVIVVALTGISSFAIPAFNASSSGRLLRFPLMIVASVLGLPGILAGVSIIVIHLNSLRSFGVNYMEPFISADKSITKDTILRNPWWKVNRLPGYIARKSIVREAPNMKPGPKANSTEKDNNS, translated from the coding sequence GTGAATAATTTTAACTATATTAAACATACTAAATCTGTATTTAATTGTTCTAAAGGAGGTTTTATTACGTCAATTTTAAAATATTTCCATAATCCTAAGAAATCCAAAATTAAAAAACAAAATCAGAAAACTGAAAAAAAGTTACCTCCTAAAATAAAACTTTCTTTAGATTTAGCTTCTAACATTGAAATAATAAAAAAGATGCTCGGTTTTTCCAGCGACATAACAGTAAGAAATTTTACTATTTCTCCAGATTGTGGAGTAAAAGCAGCAGTCATTTTTATTAAAGGCTTAGCTGAAAGAGAACTCATCAATGAACAAGTTATTGGAGCATTGATGTTAAATGACAGGTTTGGCAATGTAAAAAATACTAATGAATTTTTTCAAATGATAAAACAATATGGTTTACCTAATACCTACGTAAATGAAGAATCTGATATTAATAACATAGTAACTGAATTAATTGATGGCAATACAATTCTTTTGTTGGACAAAATAGACAAAGTTCTTATAGTAGGAAGCACAGGCTGGAAGGACAGGTCAATTTCTGAACCAAGTAGTGAAAATTCGGTAAGAGGACCAAAGGATTGTTTTACAGAAAACATTGAAAATAATAGTGCTCTAATAAGGCGCCATATCAAAAGTTCTGACTTAAGAATAGAATCATTTAAAATAGGTACAAAAACTAAAACAACAGTATTGATAGCATATCTTAAAGGAATAGCAAGGGAAGGCGTAATAAATGAAGTTAGAGAACGACTAGGACGAATTGAAATTGACGGCATACTTGAGAGTGGTTATATTGAAGAATTAATAGAAGATACCCCTTCATCTATGTTTCCCCAGATAGAACACAGTGAAAGACCTGATAAAATTTCTGCAGCAATCTTAGAAGGCAGGGTAGCCATTCTTGTAGATACAACTCCTTATGTGCTCATAGTTCCTACAATTTTCGTTCAGTTTATTCAGTCAGTAGATGATTACTACCAGCGTTTTCCTGTAGGATCTTTTGCAAGATTCATTCGAGTTATTGCTTATTTTATTTCAGTTCTTCTTCCTTCGCTGTACATTGCTTTAACAAGCTTTCACCAAGAAATGATACCTACTACACTGGCCTTGTCAATTGCAGCTTCCCGTGAAGGTGTACCTTTTCCCAGCATAGGAGAGGCCTTTATGATGGAAATTACTTTTGAAATTCTAATGGAAGCAGGCCTCCGCTTACCCAAACAAGCAGGTCAAGCCGTAAGTATAGTCGGTGGTCTTGTTATAGGTCAGGCTGCAGTTCAAGCAGGTATTGTTTCACAGGCTATGGTAATCGTGGTAGCCCTAACAGGTATAAGTTCCTTTGCCATTCCAGCTTTTAATGCATCATCTTCAGGCCGTTTACTTCGATTTCCACTAATGATAGTGGCTTCTGTACTCGGTTTACCTGGTATCCTGGCAGGAGTAAGTATAATTGTTATTCACTTAAACAGTCTGCGCTCTTTTGGTGTAAACTACATGGAACCTTTTATATCAGCAGATAAAAGCATAACTAAAGACACCATACTCAGAAATCCTTGGTGGAAAGTAAATCGACTTCCAGGTTATATTGCCCGTAAAAGTATTGTAAGAGAAGCCCCAAACATGAAACCAGGACCAAAAGCAAATTCTACAGAGAAAGATAATAATAGTTAA
- a CDS encoding Ger(x)C family spore germination protein, translating into MRKIALGLILILSFLQTGCWDAREIDELAFVLSIGLDKTDYGFKVTAQIASPETYSKTPSGSGFTQKSKPFWIITSTGKTIFEAIRNMASTSSRRIFWSHIKIIVISEQLARSNTLEIFDFFTRNPELRLRTLVAVTPGDAGKVLDVVPVTEKDPAVYLEKIIRNKNLTGKSYDIMLKDFIEDYLDPYVGPVTSRIIIDKSKSEPILKTSGAYVFDDNKVSTVLSEERTRGLLWIKDKMNASIMVVNCPYDGMPVTLEIKKSKSSIKSYLDGEVPHFSINLKVNATITEQSCLTNFNDIEKLNKLKKSLEKSICKDIQSTILTAKDIQIDFPGLSFALHRQHKKEWNQISSKWDQLFKNSKVDIVANVTIHHVSLAKPLEPIKIQK; encoded by the coding sequence ATGAGAAAGATAGCTTTGGGATTAATTCTTATACTTTCATTTCTACAAACTGGCTGTTGGGATGCTAGGGAAATCGATGAACTTGCCTTTGTATTAAGTATTGGTTTAGATAAAACAGATTATGGATTCAAAGTAACGGCACAAATTGCAAGTCCGGAAACTTATAGTAAAACACCATCAGGTTCTGGATTTACACAAAAGAGTAAACCCTTCTGGATAATTACAAGTACCGGCAAAACAATTTTTGAGGCAATACGTAATATGGCCTCAACATCTTCCCGTCGTATCTTTTGGTCTCATATTAAAATAATAGTTATAAGTGAACAACTAGCGCGGAGCAATACCCTTGAAATATTTGATTTTTTTACCCGGAATCCTGAGCTTCGTTTAAGAACCCTAGTTGCAGTTACCCCGGGAGACGCAGGAAAAGTTCTTGATGTTGTTCCTGTAACGGAGAAAGATCCAGCTGTATACCTGGAAAAAATAATTAGAAATAAAAACTTAACAGGTAAGTCTTATGACATAATGTTAAAGGATTTTATTGAAGACTATCTTGACCCATATGTAGGTCCAGTAACCTCAAGGATCATTATTGACAAATCAAAATCAGAACCCATTCTAAAAACAAGTGGTGCATATGTATTTGATGACAATAAAGTATCCACTGTACTTAGTGAAGAACGGACAAGAGGACTTTTGTGGATAAAAGATAAAATGAACGCATCAATAATGGTTGTAAATTGCCCCTATGATGGTATGCCTGTTACCCTTGAAATTAAAAAATCTAAGTCTTCCATCAAAAGTTATTTGGATGGTGAAGTTCCACATTTTTCAATTAATCTTAAAGTAAATGCTACCATCACCGAACAATCATGTCTTACCAACTTTAATGACATTGAAAAACTAAATAAATTGAAAAAATCACTTGAAAAATCCATTTGCAAAGACATCCAGTCTACAATACTAACAGCAAAAGATATACAAATAGATTTTCCTGGTTTAAGTTTTGCACTACACAGACAGCATAAAAAAGAGTGGAATCAAATATCTTCAAAATGGGATCAGCTTTTTAAAAATAGTAAGGTTGATATAGTTGCAAATGTAACTATTCATCATGTATCATTGGCAAAACCCCTAGAGCCAATAAAAATACAGAAATAA
- a CDS encoding GerAB/ArcD/ProY family transporter: MMQKKETISNNQFRDLLICIMWPTTINYASGILAREVGRDMWISGIIGVLTIIPFALLIIYIGQSFPGKTIVQYGQDLLGSILGKVLGIILTLYLFIMSSSSISMYVHHLTDFLLPQTPFLVVNTMHVLVVFYLVWKGSEVIGRTAVIAFGADIFFYFLVSMASFGEIDINRIAPFFDSGVANVFKSTLKTDTFIGISQILIAMILPMVHDQKKAFGSATSGLLIGGSFFIFYFIVELMVMGPHVVALMRIASMDFVRSIQITQYLHRFESFMVALWYWSMMTHAAILASCSLTAFMQTTGIKKKNPFIIIVFSLIMIIVTFYLGHDRVLFLNLRENVWQYFSLPIDFGVPLLLFFVLVIKKRLHIIKNK; this comes from the coding sequence ATGATGCAAAAAAAGGAAACCATTAGCAATAATCAGTTTAGAGATCTTCTAATTTGCATTATGTGGCCTACAACAATCAACTATGCAAGTGGCATTTTAGCTAGAGAAGTAGGCCGGGATATGTGGATAAGTGGTATTATAGGTGTACTTACTATAATACCTTTTGCTCTTCTCATTATTTATATCGGGCAAAGTTTTCCAGGCAAAACAATTGTACAATATGGTCAGGACCTGCTAGGTAGTATATTGGGAAAAGTTCTAGGGATAATACTTACACTGTACCTTTTTATCATGTCTTCTAGTTCAATATCAATGTACGTCCATCATCTTACTGACTTTCTACTGCCGCAAACACCTTTTTTAGTAGTAAATACAATGCATGTTTTGGTAGTATTCTATTTAGTATGGAAAGGTTCTGAGGTCATTGGAAGAACAGCTGTTATTGCTTTTGGAGCAGATATATTTTTTTATTTTCTTGTCTCCATGGCTTCTTTTGGTGAAATAGATATTAACAGAATTGCACCTTTTTTTGATTCAGGAGTTGCTAATGTATTTAAATCCACTTTAAAAACTGATACATTTATAGGTATATCCCAAATACTTATAGCAATGATTCTTCCCATGGTCCATGACCAAAAAAAAGCTTTTGGCTCAGCAACTTCTGGTTTGCTCATTGGAGGTTCTTTTTTTATCTTTTACTTTATTGTAGAATTAATGGTTATGGGCCCTCATGTAGTAGCCTTAATGCGTATTGCCAGTATGGACTTTGTAAGATCTATCCAAATAACCCAATACCTCCACCGTTTTGAATCCTTTATGGTTGCCCTGTGGTATTGGAGTATGATGACTCATGCAGCAATTCTAGCAAGCTGTTCTTTAACCGCCTTTATGCAAACTACTGGCATAAAAAAGAAAAATCCATTCATTATCATTGTTTTCAGCTTAATAATGATAATTGTTACCTTTTACCTAGGACATGACAGAGTGTTATTTTTAAATTTAAGAGAAAATGTATGGCAATATTTTTCACTTCCAATTGACTTCGGAGTACCTTTATTACTTTTCTTTGTTCTAGTCATAAAAAAAAGATTACATATAATAAAAAACAAATAA
- a CDS encoding MarR family winged helix-turn-helix transcriptional regulator has product MESLHSQILREIGGLSRCIQSISDLRFKQINLQKGQFTFLTRICENAGINQVDLSTLLKVDKTTTTKAVQKLIEAGYINKRKDDIDKRMWRLYPKEKALDIYPFIIEEENKHIQICFHNFSKEEKELAYKLVKKMRENIENHWKEIKNS; this is encoded by the coding sequence ATGGAAAGCTTACATAGTCAAATATTAAGGGAAATAGGAGGTCTATCTCGCTGTATCCAGTCTATAAGTGACTTGAGATTTAAACAAATAAATCTACAAAAAGGTCAATTTACATTCTTAACAAGAATATGTGAAAATGCTGGAATTAATCAAGTTGATTTATCAACTCTCTTAAAGGTAGACAAAACTACAACAACAAAAGCCGTACAGAAACTTATCGAGGCTGGATATATAAATAAAAGAAAAGATGATATTGATAAAAGGATGTGGAGACTTTATCCAAAAGAAAAGGCATTAGATATATATCCATTTATCATTGAGGAAGAAAACAAACATATACAAATTTGTTTCCATAACTTCAGCAAGGAAGAAAAAGAACTTGCCTATAAATTAGTTAAAAAAATGAGAGAGAATATTGAAAATCATTGGAAAGAAATAAAAAATTCTTAG
- a CDS encoding GNAT family N-acetyltransferase: MIRKAIMEDIKDIMEIIRQTIAEMRTYNNTQWDENYPQKKDFIDDIENENLFIVERNEILVGFLCINKIEPAEYNGLNWSLNEDCLVLHRMSVSPNHRRCGIASELMKFTESLALKNNIQYLKTDTYSVNAKMQALFKKCGYNFVGEIHFNGKEKPFYCYEKILSK, from the coding sequence ATGATAAGAAAAGCAATTATGGAAGATATAAAAGATATTATGGAAATTATAAGACAAACTATTGCAGAAATGCGTACTTACAACAATACTCAATGGGATGAAAATTACCCTCAAAAAAAAGATTTTATTGATGATATTGAAAATGAGAATTTATTTATAGTAGAAAGAAATGAAATATTAGTTGGCTTCCTGTGCATCAATAAAATAGAACCAGCTGAGTATAATGGATTAAATTGGTCATTAAATGAAGATTGTTTGGTTCTTCATAGAATGTCAGTTAGTCCTAATCATAGAAGATGTGGAATTGCCTCTGAATTAATGAAATTTACAGAAAGCCTTGCTCTAAAAAATAATATACAATATTTAAAAACAGATACTTATTCAGTAAATGCAAAAATGCAAGCTCTTTTTAAAAAGTGCGGTTATAATTTTGTTGGAGAAATTCACTTTAACGGAAAAGAAAAGCCATTCTACTGCTATGAAAAAATATTAAGCAAATAG
- a CDS encoding 3'-5' exoribonuclease YhaM family protein, which yields MNKKELFLSNIENGHNVKLSLMVMKIIFKDTSKIVCILADKSGEIKANMPNINENITQGTVLEVEGIKDNILDIKNYKLISDYNVSDYLPTVKRPIEDIMEEIELYTNKYIISKEARTLNDYFFKDELFLDKFKRGIGGVSMHHNYIGGLAEHTLNVMYLTAVLCERYQCRRKEMAMLAAKLHDIGKVYELYYDGPFKYTLRGEMEGHIVIGVELLDKAIRENPTLYSEDFIMRIKGCIVQHHGKLEFGSPREMKTEESFIVNYADSIDATMNKICQIKDETEPDNWSEFDRRIQTKLYL from the coding sequence ATGAATAAAAAAGAGCTTTTTTTAAGTAATATAGAAAATGGACATAATGTAAAACTATCGCTAATGGTAATGAAAATAATATTTAAAGATACTTCTAAAATTGTATGTATATTAGCCGATAAAAGTGGAGAAATAAAAGCTAATATGCCAAATATAAATGAAAATATTACACAAGGAACAGTACTCGAGGTTGAAGGAATTAAAGATAATATTCTAGATATAAAGAACTATAAGTTAATTTCTGATTATAACGTTTCAGATTATCTTCCAACAGTAAAAAGACCTATCGAAGATATCATGGAGGAAATTGAGCTGTATACAAATAAATATATTATTTCTAAGGAAGCTAGGACTTTAAACGATTATTTCTTTAAAGATGAACTATTTCTAGATAAATTTAAAAGAGGAATAGGTGGTGTCTCCATGCATCATAATTATATAGGAGGCCTTGCGGAACACACCTTGAACGTTATGTATTTAACTGCTGTGCTTTGTGAAAGGTATCAATGCCGGAGAAAAGAAATGGCAATGTTAGCAGCAAAACTCCATGACATTGGAAAAGTTTATGAGTTGTATTATGATGGCCCTTTCAAATATACTCTTAGAGGAGAAATGGAAGGTCATATTGTTATTGGGGTAGAGTTACTAGATAAAGCTATTAGAGAAAATCCTACATTGTATTCAGAGGATTTTATAATGAGAATAAAAGGATGTATTGTTCAGCATCATGGAAAACTTGAATTTGGTTCTCCAAGAGAAATGAAAACAGAAGAATCATTTATAGTTAACTATGCTGATTCCATAGATGCTACTATGAATAAGATTTGTCAGATAAAAGATGAAACTGAGCCTGATAATTGGTCAGAATTTGATAGAAGAATTCAAACAAAATTATACTTATAA
- a CDS encoding spore germination protein: protein MKFSKKMNVRNDRINKTNPAIHISKNINENISKLKSDFGHSSDIEVSCFNFNNNKDLICANIYIKSLVDKNIINSLSLQLSKLKRQCYDTEPDINFDMLMNYFCGIRDSKEGFDYETLYDDLLSGNTVFLIDGCNKFFTVVTKSTEGRSIEQTTSQTVIRGPKDGFTEKIDSNILLIRRIVKSKDLRVENLSIGSITKTTVVLMYINKIAKNEIVQEIRSRLNKIEINAVLDSGYIEELIKDDKYSIFPTFLNSEKPDSVAAALLEGKVAILVDGTPYVLTAPALMVEFFQSSEDYYHHYIVSSMIRFFRFIAFFLTLLTPATYIALTTFHQEMIPTPLLISIATQREEVPLPVFLEALLMELTFEILREAGIRMPRAIGSAISIVGALVLGEAAVNAGLISAAIVVVVALTAISSFAIPNYEMSNAIRTLRFLLMILAGTLGLYGVFMGLLILILHLCKIKSITVPYLAPVAPKVQGGNRDTFFRFPLWKMKYNLKGISTDVAKVNERSPVNPNQNEKQELS from the coding sequence ATGAAATTTTCAAAAAAAATGAATGTAAGAAACGACAGAATAAATAAAACTAACCCTGCCATACATATAAGTAAAAATATAAATGAAAATATATCAAAACTAAAAAGTGATTTTGGACACAGTAGTGATATTGAAGTTAGTTGTTTCAATTTTAATAATAATAAAGATCTAATTTGTGCAAATATATATATTAAAAGTTTGGTAGATAAAAATATTATAAATAGTTTATCATTACAATTGTCTAAATTAAAACGCCAATGTTATGACACAGAACCTGATATAAATTTCGATATGCTAATGAATTATTTTTGTGGCATAAGAGACTCAAAAGAAGGATTTGATTATGAAACTCTTTATGATGATTTATTATCAGGTAATACTGTATTTTTAATTGATGGCTGCAATAAATTTTTTACAGTAGTTACAAAAAGCACTGAAGGCAGATCTATCGAACAGACTACTTCCCAAACTGTAATAAGAGGACCCAAAGATGGATTTACTGAAAAAATAGACTCCAATATTTTGCTTATTAGAAGAATAGTTAAAAGCAAAGATTTAAGAGTAGAAAATCTATCTATAGGCAGCATAACTAAAACAACAGTAGTCTTAATGTACATTAACAAAATAGCCAAAAATGAAATTGTTCAGGAAATAAGATCCCGACTTAATAAAATAGAAATTAATGCTGTACTAGATAGTGGATATATTGAAGAATTAATTAAGGATGACAAATATTCCATATTCCCTACTTTTTTAAATTCTGAAAAACCTGACTCCGTTGCTGCCGCTCTACTTGAAGGCAAAGTAGCAATTTTAGTTGATGGTACGCCTTATGTATTAACAGCACCTGCACTTATGGTTGAGTTTTTTCAATCAAGCGAGGACTATTATCATCACTACATTGTATCTTCTATGATACGTTTCTTTAGGTTTATTGCCTTTTTTCTTACACTTTTAACTCCAGCAACATATATAGCACTAACAACATTTCATCAAGAAATGATTCCTACACCATTACTTATTAGTATAGCAACACAGCGTGAAGAAGTTCCCCTTCCAGTTTTTCTAGAAGCACTGCTTATGGAGTTAACATTTGAAATATTAAGAGAAGCTGGTATAAGAATGCCTAGAGCTATAGGATCCGCCATTTCTATAGTAGGAGCCTTAGTACTTGGAGAGGCAGCAGTAAACGCTGGTCTTATATCGGCGGCTATAGTTGTTGTTGTTGCACTAACTGCCATATCAAGTTTTGCTATACCTAATTATGAAATGTCAAATGCTATAAGAACACTGAGGTTCTTATTAATGATTTTAGCAGGAACGCTTGGATTGTATGGTGTCTTTATGGGATTACTTATACTGATACTTCATTTGTGTAAAATAAAATCCATAACGGTTCCATATTTAGCACCTGTAGCACCCAAAGTACAGGGTGGAAACAGAGATACCTTTTTTAGATTTCCTCTATGGAAAATGAAATACAACCTTAAAGGCATTAGTACTGATGTGGCAAAAGTAAATGAGAGGAGTCCTGTAAATCCAAACCAAAATGAAAAGCAGGAATTAAGCTGA
- a CDS encoding Ger(x)C family spore germination protein: protein MYMKFKKILIFFIIMPSIFLTGCWDSREINTLAITLCIGIDKTENGYLVSEQVITPKVVASNKATTESPIVVYTAEGKDLDAAIRSITTKSSRKIYNAHLRMVIFNENVTKDGIKDILDYFARAPEYRTDFYFAITKNTTAKEVLSVLTPIESLPGVNMYKSLTMSNKEWAPTKSIRIIELINSIILDGKNPVLTGIELTSGKVTPKSINDLKQSNGIKKITYTGLGAFKKDKLVGWLNEDESKGYNYITGNVKRTVGYSYYTDNIKITSDVTDAKSTVTSSLVNGKPAINVHINVTQNIGAVGGDFDVSKEESKNIVNKMSEKRIKTLCEKSVHKAQTQLKTDVFGFGEVVHREYPKLWKKIKNGWDTEFTHLPVNITVNVKTLQLGEVTKPFFIKEK, encoded by the coding sequence ATGTATATGAAGTTTAAAAAAATATTAATCTTTTTTATTATAATGCCGAGCATATTTTTGACTGGATGCTGGGACAGTCGTGAAATAAACACTCTTGCAATTACTTTATGTATTGGTATTGACAAAACTGAAAATGGATATTTAGTTTCAGAACAAGTTATAACTCCAAAAGTAGTAGCTTCTAATAAAGCAACAACTGAATCCCCCATTGTTGTATATACAGCTGAAGGAAAGGATCTAGATGCAGCAATTAGAAGTATTACCACAAAATCTTCAAGAAAAATATATAATGCACACTTAAGAATGGTTATATTTAATGAAAATGTTACAAAAGATGGTATAAAAGATATACTTGATTATTTTGCACGTGCTCCTGAATATCGTACCGATTTTTATTTTGCCATAACTAAAAATACAACTGCAAAAGAGGTGCTGAGTGTTTTAACGCCTATAGAATCACTACCCGGAGTTAATATGTATAAATCACTTACTATGTCTAATAAAGAATGGGCACCTACAAAATCCATTAGAATAATAGAACTTATAAACTCTATTATTCTAGATGGAAAAAATCCAGTACTTACAGGAATTGAACTTACTAGCGGTAAAGTTACTCCAAAGTCCATAAATGATTTAAAGCAAAGTAATGGAATTAAAAAAATAACATATACTGGCTTAGGTGCTTTTAAAAAAGATAAACTTGTAGGATGGTTAAATGAAGATGAAAGCAAAGGCTACAATTATATTACTGGAAATGTAAAACGCACAGTAGGATATTCATACTATACTGATAACATTAAAATTACAAGTGATGTTACAGATGCTAAATCAACTGTAACGTCTTCTTTAGTAAATGGCAAACCTGCTATTAATGTTCATATAAACGTAACCCAAAATATTGGGGCAGTTGGAGGAGATTTTGATGTTTCTAAGGAGGAAAGCAAAAATATAGTAAATAAAATGTCTGAGAAAAGAATTAAAACACTTTGTGAGAAGTCAGTTCATAAAGCACAAACTCAATTAAAAACTGATGTTTTTGGTTTTGGAGAAGTAGTACACAGAGAGTATCCTAAACTATGGAAAAAAATTAAAAATGGATGGGATACTGAATTTACGCATCTTCCTGTCAACATCACCGTAAATGTAAAAACACTTCAATTGGGTGAAGTTACAAAACCATTTTTTATTAAGGAGAAATAA